In Botrytis cinerea B05.10 chromosome 6, complete sequence, the following proteins share a genomic window:
- the Bcdop1 gene encoding Bcdop1: MALEPSSGRQSVSPASSGRASPVPRKWRNQLGGDEPPNKDKAFRRYASGVDRSLSLFDTALQEWADYISFLGRLLKSLQAHPTNIATVPSKAIVAKRLAQCLNPSLPSGVHQKALEVYGYIFSMIGKDELSKDLPLYLPGLSTTLSFASLSVRGPFLELLEKHLLKIDGRSLRPALKAIILALLPGLEEENSDEFERTLKLLDGFKHAVRPSGTEDLGQNHSSGDEYFWQCFFLAAITSNGRRLGALAYLNRNLPKLGQSPSEQINSSSNGSHKNDVNTNQSQLAEIVTSPEPGLLLRCFAAGLGDEQILIQRGFLDLLVTHLPLHSNVLQQRVKPEDLELLVTAAAGVVTRRDMSLNRRLWTWLLGPEPAGHDNENGPESPTSVTGDPLGSHASSRTQYFEAHGLHPLTQALLKLIQREAINPIEKARPFRMCLSLMDRWEIGGLVVPDIFLPVVNSVRDYKSKAVNKADFTEVLRSASVFFDGVESGLIWGEIVGLIAQALAPGNLSTEEQIDKLSLVTFIINHFNVREEEMLLIHAPLTTLTVLSMLEDAKERMQERADEVGVKNEVEQLALNLVMDLIDLIPERAFQVRPSTSHSMVKHDEDEINSLSNTEIIRSMKTFYVQEQGNLDAFPPPFSAHDLGELLVREGGSIVNESLSSSVSSADAGLKTRLLVMLLSKVPRVRSLDVPGLLESMQRKLSLPSQLPFLTFTSIVSLCTSLYSNHYISLPQLSNLVDPLVRLAWSYLSASHPKYHVETVRSLWQLQTTLTLDNHDIEASICNLMIEHDLNGTYASRDADPGRSFSILWTHSLQDNAGHLDRRSSNTDIKNTPRLSGIGNYEVMLAKPLFLLLDALLDERTQLFMTVRIWLQSLVGIDRLFHLFVAKFSNYSFLFTKFEDAGTTTHHNMRIYADDDDLDQCLYYLQTLSNVLRWSSDSTWAALAHNSISTDRSHRSLFQITGRDDEITLLEFFLHVCLQAISGTYEPENSERKPHIHQFHRTALTLLHQILLSPYSLPLGELQLEHVLIQRLSHSLTGTDPFIQVLLLDVVYAALKIRPVVNLPPASPTLKKRATMTSITQHDDASVSSLAVDQSEHIGPFLPPPPPSLVKCLQAGFEAASSRPVLDSWVSFLTECLPFYSDTIFQILIPLVETLCSQIGETFTNLQTTFKESGTISEGSAAPESTLISLLNGLEFVLAKGHDRLLKDETKAPVTKSPDQPQGFFGNMVSGVFNSETPQARSITANNRLTVLLSFQDAVRICFLIWSWGGQDGAQDSESTASFNYTSLRMRNRARRLLEHLFTAEALECLETLVEIGRRSSKGSSDSRPTAIFNLLHVLDGSRPKHTIPAIFNAIYSRTNPNALDPSRKSTLTSSLSDTDLVTFLVDYARSLEDDAMDEIWVDCMTFLKDLLANPFPHRQTLPSLLEFAAILGVKVDNTNFGEQRRMRRELGDLFLRLLTAMFTTRPMGFSESVEKLTDIDQRPSSSRPSSRSDDVVNILASIAPNLPKILVENDRILNAANVISSSVIGPTFKSRSFPDNVSKSTLELLYQLSRLPNTQKSWRKDLGDAFNDSRFFANNVSLIESDWLPLLRQWALSDKERMPELLSRLVAPSTAGIVFGVGATSARFEADRKSQLNLRRIATLVLATMDDNFVTDLPVMQEKIVELLSATTTSSPSSTTRADIFLLLRALVLKTSAIHLATLWPIINAELHVAISSVVAPDHSTPSDTYNNYSILQACKLLDTLLCIAPDDFQLHEWLFITDTIDAVYRPSSFRPVSLVDELSEELGLATTTNTTALLESSSVAVSQAAKYSMRRPLLGRTKGGFGINDEGTWERKDELVAKVLRPFFSQLSIFAFESTYGMGATDWEACRQGLLRDLFDERSIVKAL; encoded by the exons ATGGCCCTTGAGCCAAGCTCTGGCCGTCAGTCGGTATCTCCTGCGAGCTCAGGAAGAGCATCACCAGTTCCGAGAAAATGGAGGAACCAGCTGGGTGGAG ATGAACCTCCGAATAAAGATAAAGCATTCCGCAGATATGCATCTGGCGTCGATCGTTCGCTCTCCCTGTTTGACACAGCCTTACAGGAATGGGCGGATtacatttctttcttgggGAGGTTGTTGAAG TCGTTACAAGCACATCCTACCAATATAGCTACTGTCCCATCCAAAGCAATTGTCGCAAAACGTCTTGCTCAGTGTTTAAATCCTTCACTGCCTTCAGGTGTACACCAAAAAGCTCTTGAAGTTTACGGATATATATTCTCGATGATAGGAAAAGATGAACTATCTAAGGATTTACCCCTCTATCTGCCGGGGCTATCGACCACTCTGTCATTTGCGTCCCTCTCTGTGAGGGGCCCGTTCCTTGAACTTCTAGAAAAGCACCTACTGAAAATTGATGGACGATCACTCCGGCCAGCTTTGAAAGCAATCATACTTGCTTTATTACCTGGTCTTGAGGAGGAGAACAGTGATGAGTTTGAACGTACCTTGAAGCTGCTTGATGGTTTTAAACATGCCGTCAGACCTTCTGGAACCGAGGATTTGGGACAGAATCATAGCAGTGGTGACGAATATTTTTGGCAATGTTTCTTTCTCGCTGCAATAACGAGCAATGGTCGTCGCCTGGGAGCATTGGCCTATCTTAACCGGAATCTCCCAAAACTCGGACAGTCACCCTCGGAGCAAATTAATTCGTCATCTAACGGGTCTCACAAGAATGATGTGAATacaaatcaatctcaattggCGGAAATTGTTACCTCGCCTGAGCCTGGGCTTCTTCTACGATGTTTCGCTGCTGGTTTGGGTGATGAACAAATCTTGATTCAACGCGGATTTTTAGATCTCCTGGTGACGCATTTACCTCTACATTCTAATGTTTTGCAACAACGTGTCAAGCCGGAAGATCTCGAGCTTCTTGTCACTGCCGCTGCCGGCGTTGTAACTCGACGTGATATGAGTTTGAATAGACGTCTATGGACATGGCTTTTAGGGCCAGAGCCAGCTGGCCATGATAATGAGAATGGCCCAGAATCACCAACATCGGTTACTGGGGATCCTCTTGGGTCACATGCTTCCTCAAGGACCCAGTACTTCGAAGCTCATGGCCTACATCCACTTACACAAGCTTTGCTTAAGTTGATACAGCGAGAGGCCATAAATCCCATTGAAAAAGCCCGGCCGTTTCGAATGTGTCTTTCGTTAATGGATCGATGGGAGATCGGTGGACTTGTCGTTCCTGATATATTCCTACCTGTTGTCAATAGCGTCCGAGACTATAAGAGTAAAGCGGTGAATAAGGCTGACTTTACGGAAGTTCTTCGAAGTGCTAGTGTCTTTTTTGATGGTGTTGAAAGTGGCCTGATCTGGGGCGAAATCGTTGGGTTAATTGCACAAGCATTAGCCCCTGGAAATTTGTCAACTGAAGAACAAATTGACAAATTGTCCCTCGTCACCTTCATAATCAACCATTTCAATGtacgagaagaagagatgctACTGATACACGCCCCATTAACAACCCTAACGGTTTTGAGTATGCTAGAAGATGCTAAGGAAAGAATGCAGGAGCGAGCAGATGAGGTTGGCGTCAAAAATGAAGTTGAGCAATTAGCTTTAAATCTTGTTATGGATTTAATCGATCTCATTCCAGAGCGAGCTTTTCAGGTGCGGCCTTCCACCAGTCATTCAATGGTCAAgcatgatgaagacgaaatCAATTCTCTTTCGAATACAGAGATAATACGCAGTATGAAGACATTCTATGTCCAGGAACAAGGCAATTTAGATGCATTTCCACCACCATTTTCAGCTCATGATCTTGGCGAATTGCTTGTCCGCGAAGGCGGTAGCATTGTTAACGAGAGTCTATCAAGTTCAGTATCAAGTGCTGATGCTGGTCTTAAAACGAGACTCCTCGTCATGCTACTCTCCAAAGTACCCAGGGTTAGAAGTCTCGATGTTCCGGGACTGCTGGAGTCTATGCAAAGGAAATTGAGCCTGCCATCCCAACTTCCATTCCTCACGTTTACCTCCATCGTATCTCTTTGCACCAGTCTTTACTCAAATCATTACATCTCATTGCCACAGCTATCCAATCTCGTAGATCCTCTCGTTCGATTGGCTTGGTCATATCTTTCTGCTTCTCACCCAAAATATCATGTTGAGACTGTTCGAAGCCTTTGGCAATTACAAACAACACTCACACTTGACAATCATGATATAGAAGCTTCAATATGCAATCTAATGATAGAACATGATCTGAATGGTACATATGCATCTCGAGACGCTGACCCTGGACGGAGCTTTAGCATATTATGGACACACTCGCTCCAAGATAATGCCGGCCACCTTGACCGTCGTAGCTCTAACACTGATATCAAGAATACACCTCGGCTTTCTGGTATTGGAAATTATGAAGTCATGCTTGCGAAACCTCTTTTCCTGTTGCTTGATGCTCTACTTGATGAACGAACACAACTTTTCATGACTGTTCGTATTTGGCTACAGAGTCTTGTTGGCATTGACAG GTTGTTTCATCTTTTCGTGGCAAAGTTCTCGAATTATAGCTTCctttttacaaaatttgaGGATGCGGGGACAACAACACATCATAATATGCGTATCTATGCAGATGACGATGATCTCGATCAATGTTTGTACTATCTTCAAACCCTTTCTAATGTATTGCGATGGTCTTCCGACAGTACATGGGCAGCACTTGCCCATAACAGCATCTCTACTGACAGATCTCATCGCTCTTTATTCCAGATAA CTGGCAGAGACGATGAAATTACACTCCTGGAGTTCTTTCTGCATGTGTGCTTACAAGCAATTTCGGGGACATATGAACCAGAAAACTCAGAACGAAAGCCACATATCCATCAGTTCCATCGTACTGCTCTAACCCTTCTACACCAAATACTATTAAGTCCATACTCTCTGCCATTAGGGGAGCTTCAGTTAGAACATGTTCTCATTCAGAGGTTAAGCCACTCGTTGACTGGGACCGATCCCTTTATTCAGGTTCTGCTCTTAGATGTGGTCTATGCTGCCTTGAAGATTCGACCCGTTGTCAATCTGCCGCCGGCATCACCTACTCTCAAAAAGCGCGCCACTATGACTTCTATAACTCAACATGATGATGCGTCCGTTTCTTCGCTCGCAGTTGACCAGAGCGAACACATAGGACCTTTCctacctcctccaccaccgtCATTGGTTAAGTGCTTACAGGCAGGTTTTGAGGCCGCTTCAAGTAGACCAGTTCTAGATAGTTGGGTTAGCTTTTTGACAGAATGTCTACCTTTTTACTCTGAcacaatttttcaaatccttATACCGTTGGTCGAAACACTCTGTTCACAAATTGGAGAAACTTTCACCAATCTCCAAACCACATTCAAAGAGTCAGGTACTATTTCTGAAGGGTCTGCGGCTCCGGAATCCACACTGATATCCCTGCTCAATGGTCTCGAGTTCGTACTTGCCAAAGGGCACGATCGATTACTGAAGGATGAAACAAAAGCGCCTGTTACTAAAAGTCCCGATCAACCACAAGGATTCTTTGGAAATATGGTTTCTGGTGTCTTTAACTCAGAAACTCCACAAGCAAGAAGCATAACTGCCAACAACCGCCTAACTGTACTACTCTCGTTCCAAGATGCTGTTCGAATCTGCTTCCTCATTTGGTCATGGGGTGGTCAAGATGGAGCTCAGGATAGTGAATCTACTGCTTCCTTCAATTACACATCTTTGCGCATGCGGAATCGAGCTCGGAGACTGCTTGAGCATCTTTTCACAGCCGAGGCATTAGAATGCTTAGAGACATTGGTTGAAATTGGGCGAAGGTCTTCCAAGGGTAGTAGTGATTCACGCCCTACGgccattttcaatcttcttcatgtTCTTGACGGCTCAAGACCAAAGCATACCATTCCTGCAATTTTCAATGCTATATATAGCAGGACGAACCCAAATGCGCTGGATCCGTCGAGAAAGTCGACCCTAACATCCTCATTAAGCGACACAGACTTGGTGACATTTTTAGTGGACTATGCAAGATCGTTAGAGGATGATGCCATGGATGAGATTTGGGTCGACTGTATGACTTTCCTCAAAGATCTGTTGGCAAATCCATTTCCACATCGACAGACTCTCCCAAGTCTTCTGGAGTTTGCCGCTATTCTGGGAGTGAAAGTCGATAATACCAATTTCGGAGAACAGCGTCGTATgcgaagagaattagga GATCTCTTCCTTCGATTACTTACTGCAATGTTCACAACTAGACCTATGGGCTTCTCGGAGAGTGTAGAAAAGTTGACAGACATTGATCAGCGGCCATCTTCATCTCGCCCCTCATCAAGATCCGATGACGTGGTTAACATTTTAGCCTCTATCGCGCCAAATTTGCCAAAAATACTTGTTGAGAATGATCGAATATTGAATGCAGCGAATGTCATCTCATCGAGTGTAATTGGACCGACTTTTAAATCCAGATCCTTCCCAGACAATGTTTCAAAGAGCACTCTAGAGCTATTATATCAGCTCTCTAGGTTACCTAACACCCAAAAGTCGTGGAGAAAAGATCTTGGAGATGCATTCAACGATTCCCGTTTCTTCGCTAACAACGTCAGTCTCATTGAAAGTGACTGGCTGCCATTACTCAGACAGTGGGCATTAAGCGACAAGGAACGAATGCCGGAGTTACTATCGCGATTAGTCGCACCTTCTACAGCTGGTATCGTGTTTGGCGTAGGTGCAACTTCAGCGCGCTTTGAGGCAGATAGAAAATCACAGCTCAATCTACGCCGTATCGCCACACTAGTTCTCGCTACCATGGACGACAACTTTGTGACTGATCTTCCTGTCATGCAGGAGAAGATTGTTGAACTTCTCTCAGCAACTACAACATCGTCTCCCTCTTCTACCACTCGTGCAGATATTTTTCTGCTTCTTCGTGCACTGGTTCTCAAGACCTCGGCCATTCATCTCGCAACCCTATGGCCTATCATCAATGCAGAGCTTCACGTGGCTATTTCGTCAGTTGTGGCACCTGATCACAGTACTCCCTCTGACACCTATAATAATTACTCTATCCTACAGGCGTGCAAATTACTAGAC